From Rhododendron vialii isolate Sample 1 chromosome 7a, ASM3025357v1:
TATGTTGTACTTAGACTGAACTCTTGTTACGTATTATGTCCTGTGTTCTATTATGTTTCCCGAGACATAATATGCTTTTCTACGTCTCGTAAGTGTGTTCTTCTGATCCACCTAAAAGTTCACTTTTGTTTCTAGAGGGAGAGAGTTAACTGTCAGATGGATTACATGGAATCAATTAAAAAACTTGAGGAGAAGTGGGTGCTGAATCAGGAAAAGCATGGCAAGAATGGCTTCACCAATGGCAGTTATAGTGGAGAGGTAGCCAGACTGGAACCTTCTGTTATAAGATATGCTAGCTTTCTTAAAGAGTTGTTATGCATATAGTGTCTCCACATTTTTGGTACTTCTTGAAATGATGGCATAAGTGTTTGTATAGACCAATGATTGCAGTAAAACCGCCACCAGAGCCAAAGGGAAAAAATTCTGCCCACCGATACAGAAACAATAAATTAGATAGTATTTCCTTTCAGTCCGAACATAAGATATCTCTACTTGCATACCATAAAAGATTATTATCCGCCAGCTGCCATGGAATGGATAAATGTTTTTGCTGGTTGGTCTTAACTTTTGAAGGTTCaaatttgtttctctctctgtctctctctctctctctcctagtttGAAATATTGAGTGATATGACTTGGCTCTTAAGATGGATAAATCCCTATAGCAGGCTAATGCCCCAGCTTTACATGATATATTTGCTGAACATTTTCTTTGGGAAGAGACGGAGTGAAAAATATGGCAGCTCCTGCATTAGCATTCTGAATCTAGGCCTTCCTTCTACTTGCAATGTCACTATATCATTGTGTCTGGTATGGAATTTCAGAAACTTCTAATCCTAGTACATAAAATCAAGTTCATGTAGTCTTATAGTATGTGTGGGGTGTACAAGAAAGGTTGACGTCTTCCTTGACAAATTGTGCTTCAATGTCCAGATCAGGACAACTTAAGCAGATTTCAAGTGACTTTTTGAAGTTCCTAGTTGCGAGTATAAATGGGAAGTTAATCAGCAACCTTCTCTTTTGGTATGCAGGTGCACGTGGGCGCTGTGAATGAGGAATCTGAGGTCAAAATGTTGCTTCAGAATGAAATGAATTTAAGAAAGGCAGCTGAAGAGGAAATCAACATTCTCAGAAATCAACTTTCTGATTCGATGCCGTCAGAGGTATGGTCTGACGACTCTGACTACTTGTATGAGCATCGTATGGTTCGTTTCACTACCTGAAGCATAAGGATGGTGATATAAACTATATTATCCCGCTCTACTAGGCAGGAGGAGATGTAGATGTTGTGAAACTTCAAAGATTGCTAGACGATGAAGTACATCAGAAAAAGAGACTTGAAGAAGAAGTGATGGTGTTACGAAGTCAGCTGTCGCAATTGACTTTTGAAGCTGATCAAGTATGTCACTTACACTATTGTCTGACAGAAAGTTAGCAAGCTGATTTTGGTGTATTCAAAATTCCTCTTGTTTCTTAAACGGGTTACtattatatctttttttttttttggccgttAAGTGGGAACATACTGAACCTCGAATGGAAGACGTTGTTTTCCTCATTTTATGAACTTACCAGAAAAGTCTCTGGGGAAACTTGCATAGTTTGTAACAACTGGGGATAGATGGTTAGGGAATTTGACGAAAGAGCTTTAGCATTCCCTAATTCATGGGTGTTATTAGGAAACTTCCCAGGAAACTGAAGCATGCTTCTCTGTCAGTCTTTTTCTTTAGCTTGAGTGAAAGCCCTTGGTTACGAATTAGTAACCTTAATTGGACTCCAATTATGCATTCCTGATCATCCTAAATCTATGCTTGTGCTTCTTTAACCTGTCGAAATCTTCTTTTATGCTTATAGAATGGGCGTCTTGCTAGAGGCAAGTCTGGGAATTCCTTTACTGGTGTAGATCCTCCCTCCCATCCAAGACATTCGCCCGTCAAAGATGCAGTTAATGGACACATGGCATCAATCACCAATCTCCATGAACAAGGTATTACTGCAGCTGTGAAACTCTGTCACGTTAATCCTATTTGAGCCACATGCTTGTAATAAGTTTCCGTCTGTCATGCTGACAGTTGGATTGCAAAAGATTTTCTCATTGCTAGAGTCGGAAGATCCTAATGTACGGATTCATGCTGTGAAAGTAGTGGCCAACCTAGCTGCTGAAGGTGCTTAAGTCTCATTCCTTAAGACATCGCTATTAGATATCTTCTGTGTTTGTTGTCCTTCATTTGATGTGACCAGTGAAATGTAGATCGTCTTGGTATTCTTTGATTTGGTTACTGTGTAGGTCTTCTTTCATGTCGTTGCACTTAGTTTAGGTGATTGTGAAGTGTTTGGTGTGTAGGTTCTCTAGGTAGGAGCAACTATTGAGACAATAGGGCATCAGTAGCCCTCCATTATTTTTGATGTTCTCCTAGACTCCTATGCGTGGTGGTTGTTATCCTATTCTGTTGTTCTGAGTGCAACTATTAACATGAGATCATGAAAGCATATCCAGGGTGGCCACAACGATATTctcatcttttttctttgtaaACACTGTACTGTGTGACTTAAAATTTATTCTTCAGTGTTCTGTTGAATCTGTGGTCCCGTCTATTTCAATATTCTGCTGCACATTAAGGAACTGCTTTATTTTGGGCAACAAAATTTCTGAGTAACTGGTTTTATACATGGAGCTAACGCAATAATGCGTTGAAAGAATGACTGGTCAGATGAACTGTTGTATGTTCAGAGTGGCCAACTGCACACAGCATTTCCTGTTCTCTATTCCTGACACTGTTTGAGAGTAGCACTGTACTAACAAATGTATTATGCAGAAGGAAATCAACAAAGAATTGTGGAAGCTGGGGGTCTCACTTCCTTGCTGATGCTTCTTAGAAGCTTGGAGGATGAAACCGTTCGGAGAGTAGCTGCTGGAGCAATTGCGAACCTTGCTATGAATGGTTAGTGTTCATTAAAGCTTTCACCTCATTATCTTTGAGAGGGtactttccttttttcttctttgtttttttggggaATTTTTGACCCTAAGTTAAACTACTCTATTCCGTCCTGGCAGAAGCCAATCAGGAATTTATAATGGCTGAAGGTGGAATAAAACTCTTGGCAATGACAGCAGCTGATGCTGAGGATCCGCAGACTTTACGCATGGTTGCTGGAGCTATTGCTAATCTCTGTGGGAATGGTATATCCCTCTCTTTTGCTTCAACTGTTTCTATCACTTCCGCTCTGATCTCCTGTTTATCGTCATTTAGCTCCTGAGAATTGGTAAATCAGCGAACTGTGCTGATGTTTTCTACTGATGAACACCTGTTTAATTACTTTACCCACAAATATAATTGGGCAACCAAATTGACACTtgacctttttcttcttccagtAATTTTTCACTCCTAGATTTCAAAACATGAACCTAGAGTTGGAAAGACAAATGTAGCAATATCTCTTTCTCAGTTGATCAAATAATAACATCGAAATTCGACAGTAGCCTTGTGCACTTAGCCTTATGGGGTTGAGTCTATCAATCTGAATGACTCTTGATTCAAACTATACATTTTCCAGATAAGCTACAAATGAGGCTGAGGTCTGAAGGTGGCATTAAGGCGTTGCTACAAATGGTGAGATGTAGACATCCGGATGTGCTTTCCCAAGTTGCACGAGGAATTGCAAATTTTGCTAAGTGCGAATCCCGAGTATCTACTCATGGTGAGTGGTTTAGACACTATCTCCTCCAATGTTTGTTAATAACTGTGTTGGCAATCAATTATTTCTGCGCCTTTTTATGTCCATTTCTCAAATCCTCGTTGGTTGATTATGTCATCATGTACACCATCATGGTCTTTTGTAGGCATTAGCACCCtgggaaaaaaaaccaaacaaacaaaccctatttaaaaaaaaagggtaaaaggaAGTGATGGGTTCTGTTACTTCTTTATCTGTGGTTTGATAGTAAAAAAACTTCGATTCTGGCCATCTCAGGGACAAAGAATGGACGGTCTATTTTGATAGAAGACGGTGCGCTTCCGTGGATCGTCCAAAACTCCAACAACGAAGCATCATTAATTAGGCGTCACACTGAGCTTGCTCTCTGCCACTTGGCGCAACATGGTAAGGAGCGTTCTCTATTTCTAATAGGCCATGACAGAGCTTCAGAATTTCTCCAATTTCAGTTGCTCATATAGATCAATTGATTCCTCAAAAGTGCTCTTTTAACTCCTCCCCGCCTTTCCTTTTAATGTTTCAGAAGTGAACGCAAAAGACATGATCAGTGGAGGCGCTCTTTGGGAGCTGGTACGGATTTCGCGTGATTGTTCTCGAGAGGACATTAAGGCTCTTGCTCGTCGGACCATGACTTCCAGCCCGACCTTCTACGCTGAGTTGCGGCGGTTACGGATAGATTTATAGATACGGGGTTTTGATCGGATCGGATAGGATTGCTCCTTTTAGATGTTTCCTCATTAGATATGTACAGAGGAAGGTGATTAGCTCATGCTTTGCATAACCCCATTGAAGCAGCCTACTTGAGGTAATGTGCAATTGTAGCTGTCTGCTGTTTAAGGGTGTATTTTTGCTCAACATTCTCCTAAATTGTTGGGGGAAGCCACCCATTGCACCTGCTTCAGTCTTTGATCGTGTATAAATTGATTTCTCACCCCTTTCCATTGTAAGTTTCATATTCTTCTGTTTTGTAATATACTTTGAGCTAACACAAATCACTCAGGTTTTATGATATTTTACGGAGCAAGTATAAATCGCAGAGCTTTCATTATGGTATTTTGTGCAAAAGTATCGGTTCTGCTGAATTCTACCCTTGAATCAGCATCCATTCTGTCAGAGCATGGTTCCTTACTATCTTGAGTGAGGGTTCGTTTCCGCCAAACTAAATGCATGGACTAAAGTCTATGTTTTTACGGATTTTTTGATTGGTTATTTTTCTCACATATGTCAACTAAAATATCATTTAAAtgaaacaacttgactattaCCATTAGCGTATTGTTCATTTAGTTTTGCGGAATTGCACCCTGAGTCTTCTCCCTTCGTCTCTCTGATTTCTGGCCATCTGATAGAATCACATGTATATTAAAAATGTGAGAGAATTCCATTCAAGAGTACTCTTGATCAACTTGATGACTTTGTATGGATAATTTACTTATTGAAACTTGCAAATATATGCGTAGTTTGAATCATCTAAGTGAGATTCGAAGTGAGCTCCGTATGCCAAATTCTCTCTCACTTTGAAAAGAAGACTAAAGAGAAGTAGATCATTGTCCTTAAATCAATAAGGTGACGTTTGACAAGTACTCTTTCTTTCGAAACATACATAAAGAAAGGAGAAAACTACGCAGTTAAACCACTAGGCATTTGCTCCGTTGCTTGAAACTAGGCGTATGCCAATTAGATGTATGTACTCTTCCTCCTCCACGGTAAGAAATAGTGTCTCCTAAATGAAACTTCTGACCCCAAGGCCACTTGTGACTTCCTTGTATATGGCCACAGCTTATTCCATCACCTTAGGTTCCTTCAGCTTCTTTACTCTCTTACGCACGGATGGATGACTTGCGAATATACCATGAGTGGCTGGAAGGTCAGGCGATGTCTCATAAAGTGGTGGCATCAACTATGGGTCATACCTAGCTGAGGCCATTAACATCAAGCCGATGTAGTCTGCTTCCATTTCTCTCCTACccaacaacaaaatcaaaacagaaATTACCTACCAAGTGCCAAGCATATAAAAACAACGGCAACAATATTTTAGACATTTGATATGGGATTGCGTCAAAGATTTACCTCCGGGAGATAAAGCTAAACACAAGGCCGAGTGGTGTTTCAAGGTAGGGTATAGATATGAGCGGTTGCAGGATGGCCACAATAGTAAAATGTTCTAAGCAATGCCGAGCTACCCCATGCCCAACCTGAGCAAAGGAAAAAGGTTCAATCTTAACTTGTCATAATGTGGAACTATTGGAAtcgttttcatttttcttgtttctgaggagaagaaaaaaaaccgaTTGCGAATTTCAGATATAACTCAATATAGTTCGTGAAAATCCGGAAACGTATGTACGGAGTTTCTTGAAGTACTTgttattttcagaaaattctACACACTATAACAACAGCTTTTCCAACGAATCAATGAGATTTACACTATTAGAAAATGTACCTCATGCCCAATGAAGGCTGCTAGCCCTGCATCGGATTGGAATCTTTCAAGATACCGAGTAGACACCACAATGGTACCATTAGGGAGATAACACATTCGAACATCATcatcttttgtatctaccacCATCACTTTCCATTTCATTCCATTCAAGTGCTCTGTATCGAAAACTTGTACGCCATTATCCGCTGTTAGGCAGCCTTAATCCGTTGTGCATTGCTTGAACTTAATTTCTCTTCCAATATTGACTCCACACGAATGGTTTGAGGGCTGTTTGGAGGGACAATGGAACCTTTGTATTTCTCCTCCAATTCCTTTAACATGGCATCTCCCGAGTCTCTCTCAAATGAATCAAACCCCAGTGCAGGAAGCAAATGATATCGTTTGGAATAAGAAATCCTCTTCAACCAAGGGCCGAAGAGGGGGCGAAAGAGACTACAGCAAAGTAAAGATATAGGGTCCTGGAGCAACTCCTGCTTCCACATAGATAAATAGGGTCCAGAGCCATCAGACCCTCCTTGTCCAAATGGTAAAACTAGGAAATACCTCAAGCTTGACTTTGTGTAACGCTAATAACATGGAATTTTTCAGTTTGTATCCCCAAATAATCTTTTGAATCCCCAATGCCCCTCCCTTCTCCCGTCACTCGCCGCCCAAACTCGACGTTGAGCACGAGCTCATCCGCACCACATTCTCGGGAGTATGTCGATACCAAGTAGGCGACATCCTCACCGAGTTCCACAACCCGGCACCCCAGTTCAAATTCATAATGGGTAAGGATCCAACTAATTGGCCGAGTGAGCTAGGCGCAGAACTGAGTGAGCTAGGCGCAGTACTGTTGTTTGGCTATGGAGGAATCGTTTAACTCGGTGTATGTACAAGGCCGAGTCGCGGATAAAGGCCTCAATTGGGGATTAGGGTAGTGAAAAATGGAACACTTTTGAGGAGTTGACAGACTGTTGCCATCTATAGGGAGCTTTGATCTTAAGTAGGAAAAAGCCATTGCTTGTTTTTTTGGCTCTTGACGAACGATGTACGTAGCAGGTTAAGCTTCGTCAATGGAGGCTTCGTTCAGGTGGAACCATAATATTCCGAGTAACAGAAATGGTGTTTCTTGATCAGGAAAAGGCCTAGATAAATTGACTGTTGATAGGGATGAAGCGAGTGAAAGTGGTCTTTGGGCATTGTTACGTGGTGTCCGACACCCTTCATACATTTTTGTGGATTTATGCAATTAGTATCATGGAAATGTGTGGTGAAGGATAAGAATGTCGGATACCGTATAATTTTTCGGATAAAGTTTGGTTGTGTACGGAGATTTTCTTAACTTGTACATTATTGTCGCGGTGTATGGGGATTAGAGAAGGACAATCATTTtcaataaaactatgggtacatcATTTGGTGTACACTAAATATACACCGCGTTCCGTGAGATCTAATTAATTTGGACTCCTACATAAATGATCGGAACCACTCaaatgtttaaaacattttttgagCATACTTGTAAAAAAGATCAACTCCATCATCAGATATCAGTCAATGTTTGATCGATTCTCTGCCCAAATGCTTGATTGATTGATCTACGCCCATTTTGCTGACAAAAAAACATGCGTGAAATCGATCAAGTCTCTACCGATATCCGACGGAGTTAATTTTGTAGAGTTCGCACACACGTTGTTGCACATCCTGTGGCCTTCATCTCTCTAACTCATTCCTATTTTATCCTTCAACAAAGTTGACAAAAGTTTCCTTAAGGAAATGATTGGGTTCAGTAGAAAATTCTGTCTTGCCGGCTGAAGCGCTGTACAAATCATTGTGTGTCAATCTCTATGACCCCATTATAATGTACTTTCTTAAACCCACAGTACTGAAATGTTTGGTTGACATGATTGAAAAGACTAAAGTAAAAATACTACTCATTATTCGTGATAACTACTCATTATTCGGGTGTGTTTGGTCACATTGTGTGGGCGGAAACGGGAGTCAAAAAAtgaaagcatttttcaaaaggaaaaaattcaaaatactccACAACCTTTATTCTAAACTTAAATTAGGTTttcaaacttttaaaaaaatcaattttattccCAATGTTATCCTTCATTAATCAAAACAATTCCTTCCATCCAAATGACAAACGGATTTCGTTAAAGGCTTTGTTAAATAACATCTCGATTGAAATTCGATGATCCAacccactcaatgtgttcagaatgtgattttaagggtaccctcgagaaatcaaaaaaaaagactaggaatggcttgatttgagcagtttttttattgaacagttcaataaaaaactatccGGAAGAAGCctttttcgatcatttttttgttgttgatttctcgcggatatcCCGTAAAAAatattctgaacacattgaaccgCTCGAataattgaaattcgatcggataaggggaggtgcggaccgatTCAAGTCAGGGCATCCGGATTTTGCTTCAATTCGCACCTCCcctttttcgattgaatttcaatgatctgagTCGTttaatgtgtttagaacgtgattttaagggtaaccgcgagaaatctgcaaaaaaaaaaaaaaaaaaagatggccGGAAAagacttcatccgaacagttttttattgaattattcaataaaaaaactgctcaaatcaagcttatTTCCGGtcctttttctgattttttgagggtacccttaaaatcatgtaatgaacacattgagcggctcgaatcatcgaaattcgatcggaaaatgggaggtgcaGATCAAAGCAAAATTTGGGCGCcctaacttgaacaaaatctggatcggtccgcacctcccctttttcgatcgaatttcgatgatccaagctgttcaatgtgttcagaacgtgattttatgaatatctgcaaaaaattagaaaaaaaaatgaccgggaagggcttcgtccgaatagtttttttattgaactgttcaataaaaaattgttggatgaagcccttttcggtcatttttttttttgctgatttcttgaaagtaccattaaaatcacgttctgatcacattgaacggctcgaatcatcgaaatttgatcgggacgCTATTTAACGGGGCCTTTAACGAAATTCGTTAGTCACTTGGATAGAAaggggcgttttgattaacggaagataaagttgggagtgaaattgatttttttgaaagtttgggagtcaaattgaaatttagagtaaatgttagggggtattttgaatttttctcttttcaaaaacattccaaacaactaaaattagTAAATGCGAGTGCAGAGCGATGATTGAGAGTGACAGCGAAAGCCATTTTTAATGATcagctgtgtttggatgagtttttgagaatttttttatgagagtatTGATAATtagaagtaggggtaatgagtggaaaaagataaagagataaatgagaataataattagagatatgagtaatgagtggagagtaatgattgagagtagaggtaatgagtgttttttaaGTTGGAGATTTTTTCCTAaatcttgatccaaacaaggcaagAGGTGAAATTTCTATTGAAGGCCAAGAAATTCTATTTGGTTGCTATTCCAGAAGAAAATTTGCAAAATGCTTTTGGAAAATACTTGTAGgtatttatccaaaaaaagagACCTATACCGGGAAACTAACCAGGACGATATTTAGAAATCTCTTGttagcaaaaaacaaaaacaaaaacaaaaaaaaacgcACACATCCATATCGTAATAATTCTTTTCAGCAAAAGGTGTATTTGTGGAAATCTTTTCTATGGCTAATAAACAGAAAAAATGTATGTGGAATTACCCTCTTATCCTCCTAAAAAAATAGAAGCACTACATTTCAGAGGATAATTTCATCTTAGAATGGCTAATATGTACCTAAGACAGTCAGGAGAGAAGCCCATTTAGTTGTGTAGTAGCAAGCTTTCAAAGAGGTGCTAGAATAGTGTTTCACGTagaatttttttgcctttcattttttttgaaaggcaaaactttttcattaatctttgaattacaaagattaaccAGAGTAAAGAATGATAATATCAAATTCCTAACCCGAGACCCATATGGAGCAAAGCCCATTTCgaagcccaaacacctaaatGGGTCTAAAATACCCAGATCAAAATACAATCGGACAAGAGAAACATTCAATTAGCAGACAATAAGTTGAGTTTTCTTTCTGAGTTTCTTTCGTAGCCAATATTTTTGTTGTCCTATTAGGGTTCATTTGTTTGACGGGACTAATGAAATAATATAATTTCATATAGAGATTAgcagtgtaaatatttgtttcctccaaagtAATTATATTTGCGTCACGTtgccatgttttattgatttggACCATTATTTTGCAACGTGGCGCAAtttaattgatttggaagaaacaaacgTTTACatcggcggtgtaaagaatttattctcctcCATATAATATGTAGTAATCGTGATGGAATCAGTAGTACTACATCCTCAAGGTACCCTGAGTGTCTCTCACACTTTGTGAAATTATGTATCAGATATTATTAGATGCCTGTTGAATCCCCAATGTATAGTAATTAGTATAATATCCTAGAAAATTAAGTTGTCGTAATCATATTAATTAGGAATTTTACAACTCCAAGACATCAAACAAATTTCTTAGGACTGCTTCAAAACATCAGAacacatatataaaaaaaaaaacctggatATGCAGCTCCCTTGGACACATAACTTAGTAATATATATGCTCATTCCAGTCAAATAAACGAGTTGTTGAATTAATAGTATTTCAATTTGTGCGttctttttagagagagagagagagaaaaaaaaaaagaacgtaAACGAGAAGAAAGGTTCACGAATATTGAATATTGGGCGAATGCATTCGAAATAACAAACAAATAGATGTAATTAATAGAAAAATCGAAAGAAAACCTAGTATCTATGATCCCATTGACAAGGAGGTGAAGAAGATGTACAGAACCAGGGATCGATAAACATTTAGGCAACTGAACAGTGTACTAAAATCAGAAGATGTCTATGAATTAATGGGGCTACACAAAATGACACTTACTTATATGCTTAGAACTTAGAAGAGCATAATTTGGTGGGGTACTACTTGTGGACTCTCTAGCTCCCACTCTTATACAACAGTTCTCGTCTGGGATCAGGTTTCTTCAGATACCATACGTATAACAATTTCCTAGTGAGGAAGTCGAGGGGTCTTCAAAAACTGGCCGACCATGTTAACTGGAAATGCAATGTCTGGACGAGGTCGGTGAGTGGGGTAGCTAGGTAAAGACTAGCTATATGCTCTCACACGCACATATTTTTAGATTACCGATTATCCTACGACTTACAATTGTTCAAAAATAAGGTCATCAATATAGATCAAGTATAAACTCGTATTGCACGCAGCACAATGCAAACATCCCATAGGTAGAGATGAAGATCAGGGAAAGCAAAATGTGTGAAGGGGGTGAATAAACACAATTAACGGGTGAGACTTGAATCCCAGTCTCCTAAAAATCAAAGTTCAAATGTCACGCGCGGTAGGTCTCTAAtcgtccaaaaaaataaattaagctgATAAAAAAtgagcaatatatatatatatatatatatatatatatatatgtatatgtatatatatgtatatgtatatgtatatatatgtatatgtatatgtctACCTATCGGACAAGATTTTTGTTAAAAGAATGGTGTAATAATTAATATATGAAGGTATGTCGATATGGGAGTAATATAAAA
This genomic window contains:
- the LOC131333466 gene encoding mitochondrial metalloendopeptidase OMA1-like; translated protein: MCYLPNGTIVVSTRYLERFQSDAGLAAFIGHEVGHGVARHCLEHFTIVAILQPLISIPYLETPLGLVFSFISRRREMEADYIGLMLMASARYDP